CAAGCGAAAGTGAAAACAAGCTCTGCTGACAGAATGCCTTACCTTCAGTTACTCAGTTTTTGATGTCGTATTGTATCATACACCCATGTGGCTGGGACTCCATTTTTCTAATGGCCAGGCCataaaaagtagttttattatttaggttttgtttaaagGAACCCACCTCCCCATGGATATCAATGCCCAAAGATAGGAATCTCACCCCTTTTTAGCCATCAGAGAAGGATTCAAAAGAATGTGGCCTGCCCGACAgacatttgaaaggaaaaaaaaaaaaaaaaaaaagggtgtgggAGAGAAGCAAACTCAGTCTGTAGCGAGTGAAATTCATTtcttaaatctgattttttcgCCTCtctaaataattaaattcatAAAATCTTTTCAGTTAATCAGAACACAGCTTTGCAATAAAGCCATTTTGTCCTAATTTCCCAACACATGCAGCTGAATACAAGTTTCACCTAGGAAATTAATCACCCTGTAGAAAACCATATTAGAAAGTGAACGACACACAAGCAAACTTCAAAATTAAAGGCTAATGAAGTATAACAACAAGTGGGTGGTGTATCCTCTGATTAGCTAGAATGAACAATTTTAATACCATTTATATTTAGTGACTGCaagcctgggcagcctgtgccagtgtctcaccactctcactgtaaagaatttcttcctaatatctaatctaaatctaccctctttcagtttaaagccattcctccttgtcctatcactacaggccctactaaaaaccaacaaaatagGAAATTGATTAAGCAGAACAAGCACAAACGAAGTCCAAAATAGATTATTCAATTTTTGAGGTTTAAGTTGGtccatttaaaaatcactattAAAATTAAGCAGGTAGTTTTCAAACCAGCCAAGTAAAAGGTCAGGTTTTCTGTGTATTATCTCTGCGTGGTATCACCATCTTCCTTTCAGGACACATGACCTCCAAACAACCACTTCCAGTACTACAAACCCAAGACAAAGATTTCACAGTGGGACAAAGCTGAACAATATACTTCCAAGCAATACTGACCTCCTTATCATTAAAGTTTCAAAAGATACAACCataacagaaacaggaaaacacgTAAACTCAGCCATTTGTCTTAAAAGCGaacaaaaaaaactcaaacTGCAAACTCTCAATGAGCTGAACTGAACCCAGCACCCTGGAGGCAGGCTCCAGGCTGTTTATTACCATCAAGCTCAGGAAAAACCCTCAGTGGTGGATTCAGGGTTTTGCTTGCAGCAGTATCATTCACAGCTCTTAGGAGGGTTCTGAAAAACAGTGGCTCAATTCAACAGTTTGCCTCATGATCTTAcagtttttcagaagtgtcACACTACAGATCTTAAGCATCTTTAAATGACTGAAATGggttcagaagaaaataaagattgaCCTGAGCCACTGAACTAACAAAGCCTCTTCTTGTACATGTGACTTGTGGCTGgactttttttaacaaaatgcagACTATGATCAAGGCTTCTTACAGACACGGTATCACTCTGTTCTCTTCCACATGGAGTTTTCCAAGATCTAAACAAGCCAAGCTCATACCACAGCATTTTCATACAATGGATCtcttaaagaaaaccaaaccaacaacactCAAAACCCGCAAAAacttttagaaacaaatttaCAAGGGATTAATCTCACCTTGCTTTAGACACCCAGACACAAGTTAGTCCAACTCTGTCAGAAACTTGGTAGAATACTGAGTGACTTACTTGGCTAATTGGAAAATAATCACCATGACTGATAAAAACTGTGGAACAGCAATAGCACAGAGGTTGCTCTGCTATGGCAGGGGCTCCTTACAGTTTAAACACAAACACAGGGGCAACACAATATTTATGTTCAAAGCCAAACcacatggaaggaaaaaaaaaaaaaaaaaaccccacacaaaaaaccccaaccctgaTCCCCTGAGGCAAACACCTCCACCCCCAGTATCTTCATATGCAAGTGAGGTAGTCAATACCACAGAAGAGGCCTTACAGGAATTATTCCACCAGTGTTCATGCATACTTTATCACACTCACAACTCACCAAGGGCCTCATTCAGCTCCCAGTGAGAGTAGCGCATCTCCATCAGACTCTGGAGTGCACCAACAGCTGCTCTCAAATACACGGCTACAAATGCACTAGCAATTACTCACTCCTCTGTGCCATGCAAGTGTTAGTGTGAGTTACAAGTAAATTAGTTCTGCTCCACAAAAGCTCATTAATGAGGCAGATTCAACCAGtaccacacaaaacaaaatcaaagcaagcaaagcagcacaaaccAGGTTTTCAAAAAAGCTTAACGACTGTGTGAGATCATGAAACAACCAAATTATTATCAGTAATAATAGCAGCCCAGTCAAACAGtattttggtttgatttggtttcACTCTTTTACATACCAGTTGAAGGTATCTGATCATCAGAGTTCTCATTCACCTAATTAGCTGGTGGACATGCTGAAAAGAGTAGAAAGCAGTAGATAGGTAGCAGTACTTGAGCAACATTTATAAAGgaactgaaagcaaatgaaGGAGAAGAATActaatcttttttcccccacaagtCATAAACTGACTAGGGTCTTCCTTTCCCacacaaaaagcaaatgcaatttCATCACCCATACAGGCAGTTTTTATTTGGATCTCTCAAACAGTGCAACACTTGTAGAATTACAAGGGGGAGGAGAGATTTGTGTTTGTACATAAGGTCTGATACTGTGTGACATGCATTGCAAAAACATACTACCTGCTTTGAAAGCACATATTCTGTTAGTCCAGAGTTTAAAACTTAGAAATATCCTCCTTGCTTAATtcacagaaattattaaaatgttcaaGTAGATTTAACACTTTcgaaaagaaagcagaggccCCAATTCAGCCAAATGCTTGATTTAGATTTTCCCAAAATGGATACACAAGCTCAAGTATGTTGCTGACTTACAGCCAAGTTACCACAAGATTTCCAATTTCAAGATTTACTTTACAAGCCAGCTGAGTTTAAGAACTGTGGACTAAGACTCCATAATGACTTGAAGTTTAAACTACACAGAGCATACTCAGTAGAATTTTCTAAAGCATACAACATTACCCTAACTCTGCTCCAATCTAATCATTTGGAGAAATACCTTCAACTTTAAACCCAAATACAGCATACTTCAAACACACATACATGGTCCTTTACCTTTAATAACGAAGGCTTCAGTTACCAAACGCAGCATGTACAGAGGTTCATCTTTTGTTGACAGGTCATCAATTCCTGCTCTTGCATACATGCTGATGGCATCTCTGTAGGACCCCTCCACATAATGAAGCTTTCCTAGGATCAGCATAGCTTCTGTCATATACTTAGGCTGaaacagagcagggaaaggaaaagagtgTTTACATGGTAAAATACCAGACAGCAAGAATGAGGTGCTTCAGAACAAATTAAGCAGATTTGTAATGCTTTCCCCTCCACATTGCTAGCTCCACAGGTCAGAGTAGGAAGGATTTAAGTGTCTAGAGATCATAGGGCTATGCTCATGAGAACAGCAAGCAACAAAGGTCAAGCAACTACTTTGGAGCCCTGTTTGGGAATACACCACTTACAAGACACCTCTTTGGTTTCAGCTGACCTATTCTATTGATTTACCAGCCACAGATAGGACATAAAAGCCTGGCACTGTCAGAACTGCCTACATAACACACCAAGAAACCCCTCTACTTTTAAACTAGGCAGAAAGCATCACTTTTCAGTCAAGTGTTCCATTCCCAAATTTTAAGTTATCAAAGAACTTTCAGGCAACAGTAGAAAAACACAAGGCATGCCTGCTATTTCTGAGATTTGTTCAGTTTCTTAAAGATTGAAAACATGCATACAAATCtgcataacaaaaaaatcttagtaAAATACATCTGTTCAGGCTCTTTTTATGCTTTGGAAAGCATGAAAAGGTCCCTGAGCCttcatactcttttttttaatacaagcaGTCAACACAGGGTCAATGCTGCATGAGTAGCCAAGTCACTACTAACAATGAAACAGTAACAGCAACTCACGCCGGCAAACTTAACATCAAGACCCAGAAGAATTCAGTGGGTTTAGCTGTTATGGGGGCTAAACTATACAGAAAGAGGGTTGGATGgacttcccttccttcccccctcctttttaaatacactgaatTTCCAAGAAGTTAAATACAAAGAACTCCCCCAGAAAAGCCACTGCACACTTGCTCCCTGGAAATTAACTTGACAGAAGTGTAACATACACTTTCAAGCTAAGTTAACCTGTCAGTTTCAAAACCAAAAGTAACACGGGTCTAGAATAGACTATTGTAATTCATCATCTTTTTAAAGCCAGTTATGCAACTGTATGTCCAAGgacaccaccacagcagcacccacagagGCTGGGTCTAAAAACATTCCTGAAGCTCTGCAGCTGAGTTGATAGGCAGCTACCAAGCACACACCCAgaccacaaaagaaaataaaagcgTAACTTCTCTGGCAGAGACCAAAAGCAATGCAAGGCTGTAATCCTGGACTCACACCACAACCTTAAGTGCCTGACAGCAGCTTGTGGCACATTCTACCTCTGATCTGGAGCTGACCAGGTGTACACAATTCCCTCAGACCAGGAGCAGCAGTAGGTCACTCAGCTGTGCTAGCCTGACAGCACTGTTAGGCAGCTgtgccccaccaccccacagAACTCCTAAATATTTACCCTGCTTCTTTCTAATAAAAAGTAAAGAGGATATATACTTGTAGCACATAATTCATTTCTATATGGAAAAAGCAAGTCTCCCAGCAGAAGACACTGCAAAGGGGTATTGAATTACCAGTCCATTAATAATACCTACAATACAGCACTGTACATACAGGAACACAAACAGGCAACACAACACCTTGTATCAGACCAATAATCACATGAAAGAAGCATCCACGTGGCAGGAATTATGATGACAGAACCCACTTACTCGTAGTTTTCCTCTGCTCAAGATATTGGTCAAATACTGTTTAGCTTCACTCAGTTTTGGCTCAGTCTTCTCTGTCAGTGGAATACAGTCTTTCAGTTTGGCAAAGTTTTCCTTCAAACATTCTTCCAGCAGGGCCTCTGCAAGCAGCATACTCCCATAGTCCTCTGAAAGCACATAccaaccaggaaaaaaacattgcttaGGGCCATACGGCTGATAAATAGCattacaaacacacacagaaacagtaACTTAAAGTAGttatgaaaaaatgaaacaacactTCCTTTCAACTTGAAGATTTTCCCCAATGAATCTGTTCATTTTGACAGCACAGCTCATTCTTGTGCTGTCACTAATAAAACAGTTAAGAATTTTCAGCATAAAACTCACTTTCTAAAGCATAAGACCCATCCTTGCAAACATTTAAGTGCATGCTTTAGATTTACAAATGTACAAGCATATAATGCATGCTTCAGACTACAGATAAAAATTTCACTGCAAAACAGTAACCACATCAGAAACATCAaagattttactgaaaattcacagaaagaaataaaaatggagaatttAGACACACAAGGCTTGATCCAGTGACATAACTAACATGGCGTATAAAATACTTTCTACATTAAAATCCATTCCTGTTCAGTTCCACAGAAGAGAAACTCAAACATAGGTAGTAGCACTGGATATGGCATGAAGCATCAAGTGATGTTGCAACCAtgcactgggagaaaaaaaaagtttcatctGCTAGTGTACTTGGTAGCTCTTGCATGATGGGTCCAGTTCTGCAGTTCATTTATTCATAAAAGTAATACCTCAATCAGCTGACTAATGGGGCAAGCAGGGTAAGAAAATCTTCGTAAACCAAAGAGCCAAGCCCTACATTTCATGTATACTTCGCTTTTCAAAGTTGGAAGTTCCAGAAAGCAGGAAACACggtaatgtatttatttctgtattttcagtccATGGGACAATTTATCCCCACTTAGTACCCATGCATTATATACATCACTAATAATCCACATGGGGGGGTGTCAtttgttacagattttttttgttgttgcagcTTAAGTGTTCAGCTGCATATCAAATCATAACCATAGTTCTTCCTGCTCAACTGTGGATCTACAACTAACTTGTATACACAAAGTATAGGTACATGAAGTGGGAAGAGTAAATGTCCCAAATGTATTCCCCCACCACCGCCGCCTTGCTTGCAATCATGTCTACACAACACTGAAGAGCTTGCAGGTAGCCACTAATATCCCTAGCCAAAATTAAGGAATTACATAAGATCATATacaattaagaaataaatatacacaATCCCTTCAAAGCAAATACTACTGTTAAAAAATTCCATATAGACACACGATTGTTTCTAGAAACACAAAACTGCAGCTAGTCCCTTGCTGGAAGAAAAGTTCTGTAGCCGTAACAAAACCCCTGTCTTTCATAACTAGCAAGTTATGATGACATAGCAGCAAATTAACAATGTTTTTACAGCAATCACACTGTTGTTATGACTCTTAATTACAAGGGAACAAACCAATATGAACTCTTCAACTATTAATGCCCCCAAACTGCATGACGATCTCTGCGCCTGGGAAGCGCAGCTGAAACTCGACCGAAGTTCAAAGGTTGGCCACGTGGCTCACGACAGGACGCTCCATCAGCATCACGTATTACACTGGGAAAGCCTTGTAAATAAATCTCTATTAAGCTACCAACATCTCCTCCCACCACACCTTCCCACTCTGAGGTTTACTGCACCACAGCAAGGTTCAACTAAATCTAAGGCCACATCCCAGAAACACATCTCTGAAGAAGCGGGTTTATTCGGGAAATAGCTCCCCTGACACCAACAGCAGAACCTCTCGTACCAGCACGGTGGCTTGGATCAGGTCTTCTTCACAACTTATTGCCGCTGACTACAGACACAGAATTTTACAGTTCTAACGCTGCCTCACTTCTTACAAGTGatgtcatttaaaaagaagctgTGTGTtgtaacagggaaaaaagaacacattCGCTATTTATGAAACCTGTCTCACACGTGAAGGGGTACTTGCATGAGCCCCAGACTTTAAATAAAGCAGTCCCATTCAGAACTGATGGGAGACAGTACAAGGGGACCCACAACGGGGCGGGAGGGAGCAAGAGGGCACCAGCACGGCACGCACCGCGAAGCTGCCAACAGCCATTTCCCAGCACGGCAGCCGTGGGCCGGCAGCCTGGCCGCAGCCCAGCCGAGCCGGCTAAACGAGGGGCTGGCACAGCGGGCGGCAGCCGCCACCTGCGGGCCGGTGCTCAGCGAGGCGAGAGCACCGTGGCAGTGGCCCGCGGCCACCAAGCGagcgccgccgctgccccccgctgccagccccgaGCAGCGCGTGCCCCTGGCCGCCCGGCGGGCCGGGAAGCGCCGGGGAAGCGCCCAGCCTTCTCCCGCAGCCCCGGGAGAGACGGAGCAGCCGCGGCTCCCGCCCACGCCAGCCCaccgggccggggctgccgaGTCCCGGGCGGCGGCACGGAGCGACGGGccggtcccgccgccgccgccccgagCCCGGGCGGTCCGGTAACGGCGGACGCCCCGCCGCTCAGCCCTACCCCGCCCGTCCCCCGCCGCCGCTTACCCGCGTCCTGCGcgccccccgctgccgccgccttgcgcgggggccgcgccggcggcagcagctgctgggccaGGTGCCGgagctgctcccagtgcccctcCGCCCGGCACCGCTCGATCTCCCCCTCCAGCTTCACGTGCGAGTGCGAGCCCTTGGCCGCCATCTTaccgccgggcccgccccgccccgcccgcccggcgcggAGTCcccggcggcggctcccgggAGGCGCCCGGAGCGAGCGCGGGGCCGCCGCCAGGTGCCCGGCGGGGCGTGCGCGGGCGGGGCGACTCGCTGCCCGAGGCCTGCCACCGGGGGCCGCGGCTCCTTCACAGCCGTCCCTTTCCTGCCACCTCTCACTTGACGCCCAGGCCCGGAGAACCGTGCCCCCGGGCGGGCAGCCGCTGTCCCGCCACTGCGGCCCGCCAGCGGCGCTGCACCCACCCGACCGACCGCGGCCTGCGGGCCCGAGAAACGCCGGCATTGCTGAGGCGCTGTTTGCTGCCCCACCGAGGCCCTGGGGCTCCCTTCCCCAGCGGGGAGGGACAGAGGCGCTGCCCCCTTGCCAAGGCCCTCAGGAGCCCCGGGTCGCTTCTGCCCGCTGTCCCGGCAGCCACCACTGGGCCTGGGCCTGAGCAGCGGCTTCAGCAGAGAACACGCGGCTGGCGCACGAGCAGCGAGCCAAGGGCCCACGCCGCCTCCCGAGCCCGGAGCTGGCTCTGAGGTTCACAACCTTGAGGGGACAGCAACGGCCGTTCAGGCGTCAAGCACGAAAATGAGAGACCTTCGGCGCCTGGTGGAGGGGGAGCAAAGCGAACAAGCCGTTTATAAACGGCAGAGGTGGCGTGCCAGGGCGCTGCTGCTCCCCGGGGCACGGCGGGGAACGGAAAGCATCGCCGCTCGCTTGCGGAAGGCACTGCGGAGAGGCCGCGAGAGAAGCGCGCGGAGCAGGGGCTGACAACCGCCCTCCGCCCGGGGCACGGCTGGTTGGATCCGCCCGGTGCGCCCTCGGGACGGGCGGCTCTCCGCACCGGAGCCGGGACGGGGCTCAgggccggccgcggccccgcctcGCGGTGGGCGGCGCGCTCCACCTGTCCCTGCGCGAGGGCTCCACGTGGAACTGCGGGAGCGGTGACGCAGCCCCGCCCGGCCGAAAGGTGCAGCCAAtgagcggggagggggggcggaGTGGGAGCGCGGCGCGTGCGCCGGGTCAGAGGTGAGGCCGGGGCTGGCGGCCGGCCTGTCCCCGGCCCGGCTCCACCTGCCCGCGCCCCGCAGCCACGGCCGCCATCGCCCGCCGGAAGGTGCGTAGCCTGGCGGCGGCAGGGCCTCTCCGCCCGCCCCGGCAGCCCGGGCTGGAGCGGGGCGCGCTGCGGCccggccggcgggcggcgggcccggccggggAGCCGCGGGTgggaggcgggcgggcgggcggcgcggtgCCATCTGCCGGGGGCtccggccccgctccgcgccgAACCGGCAGCAGACTGGGGACTGCTTCAGCTGGGGGTGGGAGAACTACAGAGAAGCCGAAACCAGCGATCGGGTGTTTCGCTCACCTCGGCTGGCCCCCTGTCCCCCCGGCCCGCTGCCGCGCTGTGGCGTGTCCCTGCCCCTGAAGCGGTGCGGTGACCGGTGCGTGGGTACAGCCGTGTGTTACTCCGGGCGTGCAGTCCGCGTAGATCGGCTAATGAGATGGAGCCTCTTCGGTAATTGTAAGCGACCTTTGCTCCCCTAGCTGTGGGGCAGGTGTGCGTGAAGCTGGCATGGTTGGTTGTCTGGTAGCTCTGTGAAGACCCACGCGTGGCTGAAGAGTGGACATGTgctgcatggggaaaaaaagtcattctctGAAAGTTACTGCGTGTCACCACGAAATAGGGACCCTCATAGAAATTGTTAATTGGAGttctctggttttctgcttCCTGAGTGCTTGAAATGTAGCAGGTTCTTCTAGAACTTAGTTGGGTTATTTCTAAGCACTCTGTAAATCTGCTGAAAGTAGATTGCAATTTTGATCTgtagtgtggtttttttttggggtggggggtgttttcctttctgtaggAGATCAAGATGGCTCAAAGGATTTTTCGAATACATTTGCTGTTCTGCTCTCTGGCTGCATTCTTCATCTCTGCACTGGCTGAGGAACACATAGGAGAGAGTCAACATGCAAATATTCGCCTTGATAAGAACTTGGTACAAGATAAAGAGTAGGTGTTCCATGTTCTAAAAACGTAAACTTTATTTCTTAATGATCTGCTAATTTCTGAAGTCTTGTTAAGTGAGTTGGACTTAAGCCTAGGGCACCCTCTTTTCTCAGGATGTTGTATGACTAGCTAGAGTCAGATATGAGACATGCTTGTTCAATAAGTTTGTGGAGATACTAGACCTAGAAAGGCCTCTCTGGAGCCTTTAGCCCTACGCATACTACATATAATTTCTTGCAGGAATCCTGCCTACCTAGATCAATATACTTTAGACAAAATTGTATGCTGAACAGGTAGAGTGACAATTCTTTTCTCACTTGCTTCTTCATACAGGCAAACCAGTGGTAGCAGCAAATAAAACTCCCTAGAATACTTCATGTTTGACTAGAAAAGATCTTCCAGTTCTTGTGCTTTGGAAGACAGCCAAAAGGAGTTTCTGGGCACTGCTTCAGTTTTGATAACCTGCTAACTAGGgcagaagaaatagaaatagctATCTTGGTATTAGAGGCTGGTACGACACCTGTAACAAACCACTTTTGTGCCTCCTTCATCTTAGTATGAAAGTGTAGCTTTCGGTTGTCCTGGTTTTCCAAGGTGCTTTTAGAGATACAGTATTTCCTATGTATTTGACTGTTTGATCAAAGACTAAATTTCACGTAAACAGAGCATTAAATATTAACTGACGGATatgttgtggggtttggggtttgtttttttgtgatttttctttttcttagccACATCATGGAACATTTGGAAGGTGTTATTGAGAAACCAGAATCTGAAATGTCTCCACAAGAGTTGCAGCTTCATTACTTCAAAATGCATGACTACGATGGCAATAATTTGTTAGATGGGTTAGAGCTTGCTACTGCTATATCACATGTCCACAAAGAGGTAGGTAGAACTTTCTAATGTCATATGTGTTTGGAAACAGTTCTCTCTACAAGAATACAAGAAGCTTAGAATAGAATGGAACAGTTAGAACACGTCTTCAATGCAGTTACAGTTTTGCTTGAAAATGAGattattacacacacacacccctccctAATAGTTTTGGTTTGATTTAGAGATGTGCTAGCTTTATCACAGCTTCTCATGTCACGCTGCAGTTTTCAAGAAGTCTCTGTTGTAGTTTAAACTTCAGAGTGGGGAAGGACTGTAGGGTGAAAATGATTTGACGGAGGGGATACTTTGGtaggcagggatggggagaaaggGAGATGATCCAAAATGGGATAATGCTCATGAGGATTTGTCATGTGACAGGATGCTGTTTGAGGTTCTGAGGCTGATGTTTTCAACTCCAAACCATTAATGCCTTGGATACAGAAACCATAAGAGACCTCTTGCACAAAATTAGAATTAGAAGAACCAGTCACGGTCTGAATTTTTCATAAACGCAAATTGCCTTTCCAGCTAGGAACTTTTATGGACAAAGTAGGAAGATACAATCATTAGATAGACCATGCTAACATGTCGTCTCATACTGACCTTTTGGAAGTATCATCCTTTTCCATACGTACTTTCTCCATACGTACACCTGTGGCAAAAAACACCTAGCTGAGAACAGAGTAAtgactgtttcctttttgtattcAACTTTGCTCATAAGGGGTGTTGCTAAGAGTTTTACTGACTTTAAGCTACAGCACTGGATTTCTTCATTACTCTGTTAATGTCAAGCTTGCATTTTATAAGTTCTGACACACAGGAATATTTTCTGTACTGTAGGCAAACTATAGTGTCTCTATTACATTAAGATACAAATAAAGAATACATCTGTTAGATTATTAACCATTAGTATACACTGTGCTTTTAGAAGTTTGGCTAAGTATATGAACTGGATACTTATTCTGAAGTCTGGAGAACCTGGACTTCATAACTTGCACCTGGTAAAAGTTGCTTATATTGGCATAAATGATTACTTAAAACTTAGTGCCAAATGAGGCACCAAACATGAATAGCTTAAGAAAAAATCAGTTGTCAGTAATCTGTCATGTGTGCCACTAGATGGAAAAACACTGCTAAACTGTTCAATGTGATTTCGTTTTTGTAGGAAGGTGGTGAGCACACGCAGGCAATGAAAGAAGAAGAGCTGATTAGTCTAATAGATGATGTCTTAAGAGATGATGATAAGAACAATGACGGATACATTGACTATGCAGAATTTGCAAAATCACTGGAATAAGGTTTTGCGGGGGGCTTGTTTCTCCTTCTAACTACATGGAAATGTGAACCAGTATAATGTGATTCATTACTGTCTCATATCAACCTCTGTGCTGTGAGAAGGAAAGGTGTCCAGTTCCAGCTGATTTTATGTTGTATGTGTTAAAAGACTGGCTAACTCGGAGCAGGAGCAATGTTTGACTAAACATAGCTGTGCATTTGAATCTTGACACATGGAAGTGTCAACAGTACTCCATAGGGTACAGCTGGCAAACTCTTTTAAGCAGCTGTGTATGAATACTAAATAGACCATATACAATctaaatttcaggttttctgtcaTTGGATTATATAGTACTTGTTTGCTTTCATCTtctatttaaatttataaaatacctagaaagcaagaaaagattATTGCAAATAGTTGTATTTCAAGGATAAATGACCTTACCTTCCCACTAATTTCGAAGGAAATTTGCATATAAGTACAGGTGCTTGAAACAGCAATTATAGAGGAAAAGCGTTTGAAGGTGGTTTATGTTTGAGGTCTGCGTGATACCATATGGACTTTAACCCAGACTTTGAAGAaactaagtatttttaaatatatgtactTCCTAGCATACCCTTAcattttacatataaatatatatacacatgttTTTCAATTGCTTCTCACCCTTCACAGATTTACTTTTTGTGTCTTAATTTACTGATTTTTCCCCCACTACCTTCTGTGgtgttttcttaagaaaatgaaagtatttttattacattcatATGTTGTATTAATGCTGTATAGCATTTACTAGAGTAGCTTCTGCTATCTCGTTTTGAAGATCACATTAACAGTTTTACTGgtttaaatataaaagcttgttcagtttggtttttaCAGTATTAGCCAGCAGGATAATCAAAGTGAGCAAGTAATGCTGCCTTGTTAACATTTAAGTTCATATTCCTTGAGACTTAAGTTATGGTATTACTTTCAGGAAGTATTTCATAACTAGCAGTTTCAAGATACTGAAGTCTTTGCAAATTAACATGGTTctaggttttattttcactgtcttgACTCAACACTTAAATAGTCAGACAGTTTAAGAATGTTAGAGAAGTGACATAGTGCTGTGTAAATGATATTGGTGGCTCACACAACTGAAATCTTAAATAGCATTCAATCATTATCCATTAATAGAGAATCTAAATGTTAGcctatttctgtaaaatttatAAAGAACTATTTTCTGtacaaaattattcttataCAAGAGAAACACatttgtaaaaaattatttcttctgtttaaatgttTGTGCAATGAATCCTGAGTGTCGGACTCTTTTTCTTGTACTATTT
Above is a genomic segment from Falco naumanni isolate bFalNau1 chromosome 12, bFalNau1.pat, whole genome shotgun sequence containing:
- the MCFD2 gene encoding multiple coagulation factor deficiency protein 2 is translated as MAQRIFRIHLLFCSLAAFFISALAEEHIGESQHANIRLDKNLVQDKDHIMEHLEGVIEKPESEMSPQELQLHYFKMHDYDGNNLLDGLELATAISHVHKEEGGEHTQAMKEEELISLIDDVLRDDDKNNDGYIDYAEFAKSLE